GACAAAACGGATATCGGTCTGCACCTGGCTGGGTAGAGAAGGGTCATCCGCTGGCGCCAGTGACAAGCTGGTCAAGGCGGCGGTGGCCTTGCCCTTGACGAACACCATGCTCTGGCGCGGTGTGGTCGAGCAGGCGGTCCAGACCATCAGGCTGGTGGTGCCGGAAGCGATGCCGGTGAGCAGGAAACCGCGATCGCCATTGAGGTGGACGTCGGCGATTTTCGGGTCGCCAATCGCCAGGCGCGTGATCGCCACCGGCGACTGCAGTTCTTGTTGCAAGCCCTCGCCGACCGACAGCGCGGCGGGCAATTGGCCGAGGCTGGCGCAGTTGCCCGTGGCGGCCACCGCCAGGCCCACAGCCAGGTTCGACAGCAGCAGGGCACAGGCGATTTTCAGCGTGAACACCGGTGCGAAACGTCGGGTCATGCACAGCATCCTTGTTCAGTCGGGCGTTGTTTGGGTTGCTTGGTTGCCGCGTATCACCTCGACACCGGTGCGGCGCGGTGCGCTCTGAGCGACTTTTTTCGGGGCTTGGGCGAAGGCCAGCTGGGTGAATTGGTAGAGGTCACGGTTGGCGCTTTGCAGCTTGGCCGGCGTATCGCTTTCGCCGGCCCAGTAGTGGCTCAACAGGCGTTCGTCGCTGCTGCGCACGGCCAGGCGCAAGGTGCCGGCCTGGGAGGCGAGCATCAACCGGCTCAGCAGTTGCTCGGGCACCGCCAGCACCACGGTGCGGGAGGGCGCGCGGCGTTGGGCTTTTTCTTCGGCGGTCATGGCGGGCGGGGAAGCAGGGGTGCCGTCGTTGGTCAGGCCCAGTTGGTCGCCGACGCTGAGCAGGCGCATGGCGGGGACCACCACTTGGGCCGATTGTTCGAGGTTGGCGGTGTCTTGGCGCAGGTACAGCAGCACGTCCACATAGTCGCCGGGGCTCAACTGGCCGGCGGCGCCGATCACTTCATCGACGGCAACGGCCAGGGCGCGTTCATCCGGGCGAATCATGCGTGCCAGCGGGCCGCCGGGGGTGAAACTTTCCTCGTTGAGCCAGGTGCCCGCCTGCAGCGCACGCCACGGGGTGCGGCCGATGGCCTGGTCAACACTGGTCATGCTGCCGGCGGGCACGGTGCGCAATTTTTCTACGGTAAGGTCAGCGGCATTCAGGGCAACAAAGGGCGGCACATCATGGGCCAGCACCACCACCGGTTGGCGGGTCTGGTCTTCAACCACGGCGACGGCTTTTTCGGCAGGAGCGGTTTGTGGCGGTGGCGGTGGTGCCGCAGCGGGCTCACGGCTGAGTACCAAGCCCCAATAACCGGCAAACAGCGCGCCGACCAAAAGCACACCGGCCAGTATCATGCTCAGACGCGTGTTCATGACGGCTCTCCTTTTCCTGTTGCACCACAACCCGTCTATCCGAACAGGTCAAATCCGCAACCCGGCTGCTATGAACAGTGGACTAACTATTTCGCTATTTGAAGGTAGTTCAGCTAGGACGAAATGCCATTACTGACAGAAAGATTTCTTTGACGGGCAGTGCTCAGCCTTAGAAATCACGGATTTAAGGCGTCAGCAAAGCACCCACTACTTTGTGATTAATCCGTTTTTACAGTTGTGAGGGCGGGGTTTGTTGACAATGCTCAGATGGCACATCGCAATTACTGTGCAGCACCGAGCTAGGGCGCCTGGCCGCCCATGGAGCAGTACGATGATTCTTGATTTCCTGATTAGACTTCACGTCCAACTGCAGTTGCTTTTTCAGCGCAAAGACGGCGCGACGGCAATTGAATATCTCATTCTTGTAGCGATTGTAGCGTTGGTGATACTGGCAGCTGGTACTACGCTGAAACCACAGATCACCGCCTTCTTCACCAAGATCACCACCGCTGTTACGCCACCGTAAATTTCCAGGGTGTCTGGTGACTGTGCAGTACCTTTTGATCAGGCGCGAAAGCGCCTAGAGGAGCCGTATCATGATCCTTGATCTGTTGATGAGATGTTGTGTTCAGCTGCAACTGCTGTTTCGTCGTAAAGACGGTGCAACGGCGATTGAGTACCTCATACTCGTGGCAATTGTAGCGCTGGTGATACTGGCAGCAGGGACTACGCTGTCGCCACAGATCACCGCCTTGTTTGCGAAGATAACGACCGCCATCACCACGTGACCCCTAACCAGCACTCTATGAGTACGCTTGTTTCTGATAAGCACTGCCAGGTAGTACCCATGAATGCTGCATCCGCACCTTTTCGCCAACAAATCCTGTTGGTGGACGACGAAGAAGATGCCCTCGACGAACTGGCGGAGTCGCTGGAGAACGAGGGCTTCGTTTGTTTTACCGCCACCTCCGTCACCTACGCGCTGCAGGAGCTGACCCTGAACCCCGACATCGCGCTGGTCATCACTGACCTGCGCATGCCCGAGGAAAGCGGCATCTCCCTGATCAAACGCCTGCGTGAACACACCGCCCGCCAACACTTGCCGGTGATCGTGATGTCGGGTCATGCCGAGATGGATGATGTGAGCGATATGCTGCGCCTGCAGGTACTGGACCTGTTTCGCAAGCCCATCTACCTGGTGCGGTTGATTGATACGCTCAACAGCCTGTTTCCACAGAAAAAGACTCACCTGTAGGTGCGAGCTTGCTGTAGTAAGCGGGCTTGTAGTGGCCAGTGGGCTTCCTGTGGCGAGCGGGCTTATCGTGGCGAGCGGGCTTGCCCCGCGTTGGGGCGAAAAGCGGCCCTGACCCAGGCACCGCATTTCTCCAGTTAGAACTCATCGGCAGGTTTTGGCGCTGCTTCGCAGCGCAACGCGGGGCAAGCCCGCTCGCCACAGGAAGCCCGCTCGCCACAAAAGGTATTCCTACCACTCACAGCTGATAGCTGAAGCTCAGCGTATACCGCGGGCGCCGGTTGAAACTGTCCAGCGCGATGTCCGACATGGGTTTGGCGGCTTCCAAGGCAATGTTGTAGTACTTGTTGTCGCCAAAGCGCAGGCCTACCGCCGCCGATGACATGTCATTGCCTTTGACCGGCAGCTCGTTGAACCAGGTCTTGGCGCGGTCGAGCACCACATAGGGTTGCAGCACCCGCACCCAATCGCCGGCACGGTTGAAGCTGTAGTTGACCTCATATGCCACGCCCCAGCCCTTGTCGCCAGAGCCCTGGTCATCCGGGTAGCCACGGCCGAAATTCTGCCCGCCGAAGGTCGCGCGTTCACTGTCGGGCAAGGTGTTGTCGCTCCAATAGAAAGCACCCGAGAGCACGCCCTGCCAGTTATCAAAAAACTTGTCGCTCTGCACGCCGGACAGGCGCAGGCGGAAGAAATCCAGGTCAGGTTTTGTACCCTCCAGATCACTGCGCGTCGTGGCGCCCAAACCATTGATGCCTTGATACAAGCCGGCGCTGAGAATACGCAATTGGCGCGTGTCGGACTTGCGCCAGTCGCCCTCGAACGCCAGCGCGCGCAGGTTGGTTTCGATGTCGAAACGGTTGGGTTAGCCGACCAGTTGATAACGGGTGGTTTGGTCCACCGCGTACAGGCGCGTGCCCAGGGTCAAGGATTCGTTGGGCGAGGCAATCAGCGGGTGGCTGAGGCCGATGGTGTAGCGGTCGATCGACTGGTGCGGCTTGAGTTCGAAGCCGCCGTCGAGCTGGATGTTACTTCTGGGGTCGGCGCGATAACGCTCGGCGCCCAGCGCCAGTTGGGTGCCCTCGGCATTGATGAACTGGCTGTAGCCCAAACGGTAGTAGTGTTCTTTGTCGTCGCCCGGTGGGAACAGGCCGCTGACATTCAACTGCTCGCCCATGGACGTCTGCGAATTGCTGGTGGCGGTGAGCAACGCCTGCGTGCCGCCACGGTTTTTGTCGACCAGGCTCATGCTGGTGGTGAAGGGCTTGCGGCTGGCCTGGATCGTCATGTGCGTGCCGCCATCGGTGGTGCCCGGCGGTGGCACTTGGGCCTGCAAGGTTACGCCGGGAATACGGCCCATCAGCGTGGTGTAGCGCTCGAAGGTCTTGCGGGTCAACGGGCGTTCGGCGAGCAGTTTATTCGCCAGTTTGTCGACGTAGGCCGAGACCGAACCGATATCGCCACTTTGCTGGTAATCCTTGATGTAACCCTCCACCAGTACCACGCGCACCAGGCCGTTTTCGAAGGTCTG
The sequence above is a segment of the Pseudomonas sp. R76 genome. Coding sequences within it:
- the cpaB gene encoding Flp pilus assembly protein CpaB gives rise to the protein MNTRLSMILAGVLLVGALFAGYWGLVLSREPAAAPPPPPQTAPAEKAVAVVEDQTRQPVVVLAHDVPPFVALNAADLTVEKLRTVPAGSMTSVDQAIGRTPWRALQAGTWLNEESFTPGGPLARMIRPDERALAVAVDEVIGAAGQLSPGDYVDVLLYLRQDTANLEQSAQVVVPAMRLLSVGDQLGLTNDGTPASPPAMTAEEKAQRRAPSRTVVLAVPEQLLSRLMLASQAGTLRLAVRSSDERLLSHYWAGESDTPAKLQSANRDLYQFTQLAFAQAPKKVAQSAPRRTGVEVIRGNQATQTTPD
- a CDS encoding Flp family type IVb pilin gives rise to the protein MILDFLIRLHVQLQLLFQRKDGATAIEYLILVAIVALVILAAGTTLKPQITAFFTKITTAVTPP
- a CDS encoding Flp family type IVb pilin; the encoded protein is MILDLLMRCCVQLQLLFRRKDGATAIEYLILVAIVALVILAAGTTLSPQITALFAKITTAITT
- a CDS encoding response regulator — encoded protein: MNAASAPFRQQILLVDDEEDALDELAESLENEGFVCFTATSVTYALQELTLNPDIALVITDLRMPEESGISLIKRLREHTARQHLPVIVMSGHAEMDDVSDMLRLQVLDLFRKPIYLVRLIDTLNSLFPQKKTHL